Proteins encoded by one window of Xiphophorus couchianus chromosome 13, X_couchianus-1.0, whole genome shotgun sequence:
- the fam8a1a gene encoding protein FAM8A1 isoform X2, translating into MTENGSRDGSETETKQLQANATTEYCSKLQRWMWEYYWGHASWQSWAALSAFPLPPPSSAAQTPAAHSSIPASGQQAFEPGNWFGYPYAFRHPGSSTPYPGGLQAEQRSAATDVRQQNGSPPQAGREYTIPSPLQRLLAETVDFFILFCVKATIVLWIMHLFGMKDIAKFITHFIIEEIDENTSIEDLQKMMAVALVYRVLVCVYETICIWGAGGATPGKFLLGLRVVTCDTSTMVRPNRIFVVPASNVSLSASTVRALNKNFSIAFLFPVFITLLFFQHNRTVYDIVAGTIVVQRRGA; encoded by the exons ATGACGGAGAACGGCAGTCGCGACGgctctgaaacagaaacaaagcagctCCAGGCTAACGCCACGACGGAGTACTGCTCAAAGTTGCAGCGGTGGATGTGGGAGTATTACTGGGGACATGCTAGCTGGCAGAGCTGGGCGGCTCTGTCAGCCTTCCCCTTGCCACCGCCGAGCTCTGCCGCTCAGACACCGGCTGCTCATTCTTCCATTCCCGCCAGCGGACAGCAAGCGTTTGAGCCCGGGAACTGGTTCGGCTACCCGTACGCTTTCAGACACCCGGGGTCCTCGACTCCTTACCCGGGTGGTCTGCAGGCGGAGCAGCGCTCAGCCGCGACCGATGTGCGGCAGCAGAACGGAAGTCCACCACAAGCAG GACGAGAGTACACCATCCCCTCCCCTCTTCAGAGATTACTGGCTGAGACGGTGGATTTCTTCATCCTGTTTTGTGTGAAGGCCACCATCGTCTTATGGATCATGCATCTCTTCGGAATGAa GGACATTGCCAAGTTTATCACCCATTTCATCATTGAGGAGATCGATGAGAACACGTCCATCGAGGACCTGCAGAAAATGATGGCGGTCGCTTTGGTTTACAGAGTATTGGTCTGCGTTTATGAG ACAATCTGCATTTGGGGCGCCGGAGGTGCGACTCCAGGGAAGTTCCTGCTTGGTCTGCGGGTGGTGACATGCGACACGTCCACCATGGTACGGCCCAACCGCATTTTTGTGGTTCCAGCATCTAATGTTTCTCTGTCGGC CTCCACTGTGCGAGCGttgaacaagaacttctccatCGCTTTTCTCTTTCCTGTCTTCATCACGCTCCTCTTCTTCCAGCACAACAGGACAGTTTACGACATTGTGGCCGGGACCATAGTGGTCCAACGCAGAGGGGCCTAA
- the fam8a1a gene encoding protein FAM8A1 isoform X1, translating into MTENGSRDGSETETKQLQANATTEYCSKLQRWMWEYYWGHASWQSWAALSAFPLPPPSSAAQTPAAHSSIPASGQQAFEPGNWFGYPYAFRHPGSSTPYPGGLQAEQRSAATDVRQQNGSPPQAGREYTIPSPLQRLLAETVDFFILFCVKATIVLWIMHLFGMKDIAKFITHFIIEEIDENTSIEDLQKMMAVALVYRVLVCVYETICIWGAGGATPGKFLLGLRVVTCDTSTMVRPNRIFVVPASNVSLSATYRRTMLSKDGQIKTTTRSKRTSSSIPTQQGRRCLPNSYWVRGGLRHSPLNGNLETKNSIPKVNVAYSINLISAFLTYGRKLEYSHMDKENKHHAERPQAMIQTQDFLNVRQQLYQLGHRANSLSCQSKAYIKKSQIYPGTLSSYFSC; encoded by the exons ATGACGGAGAACGGCAGTCGCGACGgctctgaaacagaaacaaagcagctCCAGGCTAACGCCACGACGGAGTACTGCTCAAAGTTGCAGCGGTGGATGTGGGAGTATTACTGGGGACATGCTAGCTGGCAGAGCTGGGCGGCTCTGTCAGCCTTCCCCTTGCCACCGCCGAGCTCTGCCGCTCAGACACCGGCTGCTCATTCTTCCATTCCCGCCAGCGGACAGCAAGCGTTTGAGCCCGGGAACTGGTTCGGCTACCCGTACGCTTTCAGACACCCGGGGTCCTCGACTCCTTACCCGGGTGGTCTGCAGGCGGAGCAGCGCTCAGCCGCGACCGATGTGCGGCAGCAGAACGGAAGTCCACCACAAGCAG GACGAGAGTACACCATCCCCTCCCCTCTTCAGAGATTACTGGCTGAGACGGTGGATTTCTTCATCCTGTTTTGTGTGAAGGCCACCATCGTCTTATGGATCATGCATCTCTTCGGAATGAa GGACATTGCCAAGTTTATCACCCATTTCATCATTGAGGAGATCGATGAGAACACGTCCATCGAGGACCTGCAGAAAATGATGGCGGTCGCTTTGGTTTACAGAGTATTGGTCTGCGTTTATGAG ACAATCTGCATTTGGGGCGCCGGAGGTGCGACTCCAGGGAAGTTCCTGCTTGGTCTGCGGGTGGTGACATGCGACACGTCCACCATGGTACGGCCCAACCGCATTTTTGTGGTTCCAGCATCTAATGTTTCTCTGTCGGC AACCTATAGACGGACAATGTTGAGCAAAGATGGACAAATTAAAACCACCACGAGATCAAAAAGGACGAGCAGCTCAATACCGACTCAGCAG GGTCGCAGGTGCCTCCCCAACAGCTACTGGGTGAGAGGTGGGTTACGCCACAGTCCATTAAATGGCAACTTAGAGACAAAAAATAGCATACCGAAGGTCAACGTAGCATATTCCATTAACCTTATAAGCGCGTTTTTGACTTATGGGAGAAAGCTGGAGTACTCACACATGGACAAGGAGAACAAAcaccatgcagaaagaccccaggccatgattcaaacccaggactttcttaatGTTAGGCAACAATTATACCAACTGGGCCACCGTGCGAATAGCTTATCCTGTCAATCTAaagcatatattaaaaaaagtcaaatataccCAGGTACCCTTAGCAGCTATTTTTCTTGCTAA